TTACCGGCAAATCCGGTTTTGGGTTGCACTCGGGCTCCAATCGTGTTTTTATCCGAAAGCCTATGTAAAAAAACCTACTTTTGCTTTTGTTCAAAACCGCGTTTTCTGCCTTATGCTGCAAGTTTCTGTTCTGCGAGACAATACCGAGCTGGTCCTGGCTGGCCTGGCTAAAAGACACTATAAAACCGCGGAGGCCGACGTTTCCGCCATTCTCAGCCTCGACCAGCGCCGCAAGCAGCTGCAAACTGAGCACGACCAAGCCCAGGCCGAAGCCAACGACCTAGCCCGGCAAATCGGGGGGCTAATGAAAAGCGGCGACAAGGCCGGGGCCGAAACCCTAAAGGCCCGCACTGCCGAGCTCAAGCAACTCACCAAGGCCCACTCCGACGAACTCGTGCAGGTGGAAGAAGGCTTGCAGCAGATGCTCTACAAGCTACCCAACATCCCGCACAGCAGCGTGCCCGAGGGCCGCTCGGCCGACGACAACGAGGTAGTGCGCGAAGTAGGCACCAAGCCCGAACTGGCCGCCGGTGCCAAGCCCCACTGGGAGCTGATTGAGCAGTACGACATCATCGACTTCGCCCTGGGCAACAAGATTACCGGCGCGGGATTTCCGGTATACAAAGGCCAGGGGGCCCGCTTGCAGCGTGCCCTAATCAATTTTTTCCTGGACGAAGCCCGCAACGCCGGCTACACCGAAATTCAGCCCCCGATTCTGGTAAATGAGGCCAGCGGCTACGGCACGGGCCAGCTGCCCGACAAGGAAGGCCAGATGTACCACTCCACGGCCGACGACCTATACCTGATTCCGACGGCCGAGGTGCCTATTACCAACCTCTACCGCAACGAAATCATTGCTGGCGACCAGCTCCCGATCCGCAATGCCGGCTATACGCCTTGCTTCCGCCGCGAAGCCGGCTCCTGGGGTGCCCACGTGCGCGGCCTCAACCGCCTGCACCAGTTCGACAAGGTGGAAATCGTGCAGATTACCGAGCCCGAGAAAAGCTACGAGGCCCTGGAAGGCATGGTGGCCCACATCGAAGGCCTGCTGCAAAAGCTGGGCCTCCCCTACCGCGTGCTACGCCTCTGCGGCGGCGACATGGGCTTCACCTCAGCCCTGACCTTCGACCTGGAAGTGTGGAGTGCGGCCCAGGGCCGGTGGCTGGAAGTAAGCTCGGCCTCGAACTTCGAAACCTACCAGGCCAACCGCCTCAAGCTGCGCTACCGCGGCGAGGGAGGCAAAATGCAGTTGCTGCACACGCTCAACGGCTCGGCCCTGGCGTTGCCCCGCATTGTGGCGGCTTTGCTGGAAAACAACCAGGCCGAAGATGGTATTCATCTGCCGGAAGTGCTGCACAGCTACTGCGGCTTTAGCAAAATCGGTTAGTACCAGACTTCCGTAGCCACCTTACCAACAAGCCCCTGCTAGGATTTTAGCAGGGGCTTGTTGGTAAGGTGGCTAACCAGCTGTGACTGGGATGGTTGCAGGTTAGTATTCCGCCATAGCCTGGTCTTGGTAGCACCAAGCCCACTGCTCGCCGGGCTCGGCCGAAATAATGACGGGGTGCTGGGATGCCTGAAAATGCTTGGTGGCGTGCTTGTTTTTCGATTGGTCGCAGCAGCCGACGTGGCCGCAGCTCTGGCACACGCGCAGGTGCACCCAGGTGTCGCCTTGGGCTACGCACTCGGGGCAGCTGTAGTCGGCGGCTGGAATCAGGGTTTCCAGGGCGGAAAGATGTTGACAAAGAGCCATAACTGTAGCAAAAATTAAGAAGACAGGAATTCGGTTTCGGGCACGAGGCGGGTGACAATGCGCAGGCC
Above is a genomic segment from Hymenobacter cellulosivorans containing:
- the serS gene encoding serine--tRNA ligase translates to MLQVSVLRDNTELVLAGLAKRHYKTAEADVSAILSLDQRRKQLQTEHDQAQAEANDLARQIGGLMKSGDKAGAETLKARTAELKQLTKAHSDELVQVEEGLQQMLYKLPNIPHSSVPEGRSADDNEVVREVGTKPELAAGAKPHWELIEQYDIIDFALGNKITGAGFPVYKGQGARLQRALINFFLDEARNAGYTEIQPPILVNEASGYGTGQLPDKEGQMYHSTADDLYLIPTAEVPITNLYRNEIIAGDQLPIRNAGYTPCFRREAGSWGAHVRGLNRLHQFDKVEIVQITEPEKSYEALEGMVAHIEGLLQKLGLPYRVLRLCGGDMGFTSALTFDLEVWSAAQGRWLEVSSASNFETYQANRLKLRYRGEGGKMQLLHTLNGSALALPRIVAALLENNQAEDGIHLPEVLHSYCGFSKIG
- a CDS encoding UBP-type zinc finger domain-containing protein; amino-acid sequence: MALCQHLSALETLIPAADYSCPECVAQGDTWVHLRVCQSCGHVGCCDQSKNKHATKHFQASQHPVIISAEPGEQWAWCYQDQAMAEY